In Liquorilactobacillus hordei DSM 19519, the following proteins share a genomic window:
- the tsaB gene encoding tRNA (adenosine(37)-N6)-threonylcarbamoyltransferase complex dimerization subunit type 1 TsaB, whose product MNILAIDTSNQPLSIAILKDEELVATTTTNQSKNHSVTLMPQIANLLSSVGMKATDIDRFVVAKGPGSYTGLRIGVTTAKTFAFTLGKELVGISSLAVLADGINVEETMIVPIFDARRDNVFTGVYSKGSNGLTNIIPDQHISLENLLEKTKKYQRIIFVGSDSHKLEKQILEKMDEQQEITFSSMERDYPQAYRLGLLGLKGKPADIHSFVPDYLRLTQAESQWLENHQGRVDEALVEKI is encoded by the coding sequence ATGAATATATTGGCAATTGATACCTCAAATCAACCTTTGAGTATTGCAATATTAAAAGATGAGGAACTGGTTGCAACAACCACAACAAACCAGTCAAAAAATCATAGTGTGACATTGATGCCACAGATTGCTAATTTATTGAGCAGTGTTGGGATGAAAGCAACGGACATTGATAGATTTGTAGTTGCAAAGGGACCGGGTTCATATACGGGCTTGCGTATAGGAGTTACGACTGCCAAGACCTTTGCATTTACTCTTGGAAAAGAACTTGTAGGTATTTCAAGTTTAGCAGTTTTAGCCGATGGTATTAATGTTGAAGAAACTATGATAGTTCCAATCTTCGATGCAAGACGTGACAATGTTTTTACGGGAGTATATAGCAAGGGTTCTAATGGACTTACGAATATAATTCCAGATCAACACATATCATTGGAAAATTTGCTTGAAAAAACAAAAAAATATCAGCGAATTATTTTTGTTGGAAGTGATAGTCACAAGCTTGAGAAACAGATTTTAGAAAAAATGGATGAACAGCAAGAGATAACTTTTTCAAGCATGGAGCGTGATTACCCACAAGCGTATCGCTTGGGATTGCTTGGTCTAAAGGGAAAACCAGCTGATATTCATAGTTTTGTACCGGATTACTTGAGATTAACACAGGCAGAGAGTCAATGGTTAGAAAATCATCAGGGGAGAGTAGA